A stretch of the Streptomyces venezuelae genome encodes the following:
- a CDS encoding S8 family peptidase yields the protein MRPISRTALGAATAAVLAVTAVGPSSAQQPSDATGSRPDRPLTGSAAAAGTPAGPVTVTLVTGDRILVSTDAAGRTAATAVPRGDGSLPLVQTRQSGRDLYVYPEGAVKALAAGTVDHELFNVTSLIRQGYDDSRAAKLPLIAVYDSSVDVARSTPVTPRGAERALVLDSIGAVALTADKQHTAEFWADVTGPRSRAAGGLKKLWLDGRVQANLERSTRQVGAPTAWAAGYDGKGTKVAVLDTGTDLDHPDLKGRVTGSQNFTDSDTDADRQGHGTHTISTVGGSGAASGGARKGVAPGAGLLSGKVLNDQGYGLDSWIIAGMEWAVDNKADIVSMSLGDPSRTACDDPLAAATERLSQQGTLFVIAAGNSGPGNNTVSSPGCTPAALTVGAVDRDDTTAPFSSRGPAGLRHTLKPEIAAPGVGISAAAAGGRGVYAYQAMSGTSMATPHVAGAAALLKQRHPHWTGAQLKAALVGSAATTVPGDVRETGGGRLDVPAALAAGVTGAPAVQGGTFNWPQDRSDRTTAEIPYTNTGSTPVTLDLSLQKVTGNDGSAVRAPLARLEQRKVTVPAGATVKVPLALDPAARIDRAQYGDITGRVLATGPAGVRISTPFSLYVEPETVTLRVKLLDRAGRPAAGPSSLDVIGTDTATGERRFNEGAVDQVYRVRPGAYFLSAFVGTPDPGEGAELLDSLTYLGRPQLEVKKDTTIVLDARKAGRLSIAADRPTESRSTTLSFARSWDDTWLHAGTAMGGPTLRGFYASVEGRAEDGAFEFGSYWRAAAPLIAELKVAGPGGPVLHPLTASLGSANLDGTGSAPLVNAGAGTPAELAAAGAKDAIVLVKAEDGALYQQAQDAKAAGAKAVLAHRDAPGRWAGFTGYAGGTLPALTIDSAEATTLLGRLAGGKVTLSWKATARSPYVYNLAQTESGPLHGDRVYRVRDRDLGSVRSTYHAMGVAADYMDLVGAYRPLGHAVFFGSLETVAVPGTRTEFYSAGTTVWDHLLSSSFPWGEFMTDRQRTYTKGGERSESWYDGVIGPVAPRDTAGRPVLAAERQGNLIGFASAMWGDRGHYAQPGSFGDIGNLTLKRNGEQIGSSGYPSGVFEVPAEEGTYELTQNVEKIGAPARVWQRSQSVQTSWTFRSKLDGSAYSQTLPILFPSLSVPEDGTKTVAAARGIRIGLAATGHAGYDPGALKSAKLSYSYDGEHWTEARVTRQGGTWTAEADHTGAAGKPVSLKVELTAADGASVTQTVVRAYDVRG from the coding sequence ATGCGCCCGATATCGCGTACGGCACTCGGGGCGGCCACCGCAGCCGTCCTGGCCGTCACCGCCGTCGGCCCGTCGTCGGCACAGCAGCCGAGCGACGCCACCGGAAGCCGGCCGGACCGACCACTCACCGGCAGTGCCGCCGCGGCGGGAACGCCCGCCGGCCCGGTCACCGTCACCCTGGTCACCGGTGACCGGATCCTGGTCTCCACCGATGCCGCCGGCCGCACCGCGGCCACCGCGGTCCCCCGCGGGGACGGCAGCCTGCCGCTCGTACAGACCCGCCAGTCCGGCCGCGACCTGTACGTCTACCCCGAGGGCGCCGTCAAGGCCCTGGCCGCCGGCACGGTCGACCACGAGCTGTTCAACGTCACCTCCCTCATCCGGCAGGGCTACGACGACAGCCGCGCCGCGAAGCTCCCGCTGATCGCGGTCTACGACAGCTCCGTGGACGTGGCCCGCAGCACCCCGGTCACCCCCCGCGGCGCCGAACGCGCCCTGGTCCTCGACTCCATCGGCGCCGTCGCCCTCACCGCCGACAAGCAGCACACCGCCGAGTTCTGGGCCGATGTCACCGGCCCCCGGTCCCGCGCGGCCGGCGGGCTGAAGAAGCTGTGGCTGGACGGCAGGGTCCAGGCGAACCTGGAGCGGTCGACCCGTCAGGTGGGCGCCCCCACCGCCTGGGCCGCCGGCTACGACGGCAAGGGCACCAAGGTCGCCGTCCTCGACACCGGCACCGACCTCGACCACCCCGACCTCAAGGGCCGGGTCACCGGATCGCAGAACTTCACCGACTCCGACACCGACGCCGACCGCCAGGGCCACGGCACCCACACCATCTCCACCGTCGGCGGCTCCGGCGCCGCGAGCGGCGGCGCCAGGAAGGGCGTCGCCCCCGGCGCCGGACTCCTCTCCGGCAAGGTCCTCAACGACCAGGGCTACGGGCTGGACTCGTGGATCATCGCCGGTATGGAATGGGCCGTCGACAACAAGGCCGACATCGTCTCCATGAGCCTCGGCGACCCCTCCCGGACCGCCTGCGACGACCCGCTCGCCGCCGCCACCGAACGCCTCTCGCAGCAGGGCACCCTGTTCGTGATCGCGGCCGGCAACTCCGGCCCCGGCAACAACACCGTCTCCTCGCCCGGCTGCACCCCCGCCGCGCTGACCGTCGGCGCCGTGGACCGCGACGACACCACCGCCCCCTTCTCCAGCCGCGGCCCGGCCGGCCTCCGGCACACCCTCAAGCCGGAGATCGCCGCGCCCGGCGTCGGCATCTCGGCCGCCGCCGCCGGAGGCCGCGGGGTGTACGCCTACCAGGCCATGTCCGGGACCTCCATGGCCACCCCGCACGTGGCCGGCGCCGCCGCCCTCCTCAAGCAGCGCCACCCCCACTGGACCGGCGCCCAGCTCAAGGCCGCCCTCGTCGGCTCCGCCGCCACCACCGTGCCCGGGGACGTACGGGAGACCGGCGGCGGACGCCTGGACGTCCCGGCCGCCCTCGCCGCCGGTGTCACCGGCGCCCCCGCCGTCCAGGGCGGCACCTTCAACTGGCCGCAGGACCGCAGCGACCGCACCACGGCCGAGATCCCGTACACCAACACGGGCAGCACCCCGGTCACCCTGGACCTGTCCCTCCAGAAGGTCACCGGCAACGACGGCTCCGCCGTCCGCGCCCCCCTCGCCCGCCTGGAGCAGCGGAAGGTCACCGTTCCGGCCGGCGCCACCGTCAAGGTGCCGCTCGCCCTCGACCCGGCCGCCCGGATCGACCGCGCCCAGTACGGGGACATCACCGGCCGGGTCCTCGCCACCGGCCCGGCCGGCGTCCGCATCTCCACCCCGTTCTCCCTGTACGTGGAGCCGGAGACGGTCACCCTGCGGGTCAAGCTCCTCGACCGCGCGGGCAGGCCGGCCGCCGGACCCTCCTCCCTCGATGTGATCGGCACCGACACCGCCACCGGTGAACGCCGCTTCAACGAGGGCGCGGTGGACCAGGTCTACCGGGTGCGCCCGGGCGCGTACTTCCTGTCCGCCTTCGTCGGCACCCCCGACCCGGGCGAGGGCGCCGAACTGCTCGACTCCCTCACCTACCTGGGCCGTCCCCAGCTGGAGGTGAAGAAGGACACGACCATCGTGCTGGACGCCCGGAAGGCGGGCCGGCTGAGCATCGCCGCCGACCGGCCCACCGAGAGCCGCAGCACCACCCTGTCCTTCGCCCGCAGCTGGGACGACACCTGGCTGCACGCCGGCACCGCCATGGGCGGCCCCACCCTCCGCGGCTTCTACGCCTCGGTCGAAGGCCGTGCGGAGGACGGCGCGTTCGAGTTCGGCAGCTACTGGCGGGCCGCCGCCCCGCTGATCGCCGAGCTCAAGGTGGCCGGACCCGGCGGCCCGGTCCTGCACCCGCTCACCGCCTCCCTCGGCAGCGCCAACCTGGACGGCACCGGCAGCGCCCCGCTGGTGAACGCCGGCGCCGGCACCCCGGCGGAACTCGCCGCGGCCGGCGCCAAGGACGCCATCGTGCTGGTCAAGGCCGAGGACGGCGCCCTGTACCAGCAGGCGCAGGACGCCAAGGCGGCCGGCGCCAAGGCCGTGCTCGCCCACCGCGACGCCCCCGGCCGCTGGGCCGGCTTCACCGGCTACGCGGGCGGCACCCTGCCCGCCCTGACCATCGACAGCGCGGAGGCGACGACCCTGCTCGGCCGGCTGGCGGGCGGCAAGGTCACGCTCTCCTGGAAGGCCACGGCCCGCAGTCCGTACGTCTACAACCTGGCGCAGACCGAGTCCGGCCCGCTGCACGGCGACCGGGTCTACCGGGTCCGGGACCGCGATCTGGGCTCCGTCCGGTCCACCTACCACGCGATGGGCGTGGCAGCCGACTACATGGACCTGGTCGGCGCCTACCGGCCGCTGGGCCACGCGGTGTTCTTCGGCTCGCTGGAGACCGTCGCCGTGCCCGGCACCCGCACCGAGTTCTACTCCGCCGGCACCACCGTCTGGGACCACCTGCTCTCCAGCAGCTTCCCCTGGGGCGAGTTCATGACCGACCGGCAGCGCACCTACACCAAGGGCGGCGAGCGCAGCGAGTCCTGGTACGACGGGGTGATCGGCCCGGTCGCCCCGCGCGACACGGCGGGCCGGCCGGTGCTGGCCGCCGAGCGGCAGGGCAACCTGATCGGCTTCGCCTCCGCGATGTGGGGCGACCGCGGGCACTACGCACAGCCGGGCTCCTTCGGCGACATCGGCAATCTGACGCTGAAGCGGAACGGCGAGCAGATCGGGTCCAGCGGTTACCCGTCCGGGGTCTTCGAGGTCCCGGCCGAGGAGGGTACGTACGAACTGACCCAGAACGTGGAGAAGATCGGCGCCCCGGCCCGGGTCTGGCAGCGCTCGCAGAGCGTGCAGACCTCCTGGACCTTCCGCTCGAAGCTGGACGGGTCGGCGTACTCGCAGACCCTGCCGATCCTCTTCCCGTCCCTCTCGGTTCCCGAGGACGGTACGAAGACGGTGGCGGCGGCCCGCGGCATCCGGATCGGCCTGGCCGCCACCGGCCACGCCGGATACGACCCGGGCGCCCTGAAGTCCGCGAAGCTGTCGTATTCCTACGACGGCGAGCACTGGACCGAGGCGCGGGTCACCCGGCAGGGCGGCACCTGGACGGCGGAGGCCGACCACACGGGCGCGGCCGGCAAGCCGGTCTCGCTGAAGGTGGAACTCACCGCGGCCGACGGGGCCTCGGTCACCCAGACGGTGGTACGCGCCTACGACGTGCGCGGCTAG
- a CDS encoding helix-turn-helix transcriptional regulator translates to MAYTERPSSLVPGAVLWQAGGPGGAVLPDGCMDLLWVDGRLLVAGPDTGPHAAGEVPGSAFAGIRLAPGTAPALLGVPAYELRDRRVELAALWPAREVRALAGTVASYADPLAGLEELARRRAPAPDPLTAEVVARLRAGETVAHIADALGLGPRQLHRRSLAAFGYGPKTLGRVLRLQRALARVRAGVPYPEVAHTTGYADQAHLAREVRALAGTTLTGYAAGSAGSAGANSDTPQPSGSSTTA, encoded by the coding sequence GTGGCGTACACCGAGCGGCCCTCCTCCCTGGTGCCCGGCGCGGTGCTCTGGCAGGCCGGCGGCCCGGGCGGGGCCGTGCTGCCCGACGGCTGTATGGACCTGCTCTGGGTGGACGGGCGGCTGCTGGTCGCCGGGCCCGACACCGGGCCGCACGCCGCCGGGGAGGTGCCCGGCTCCGCCTTCGCCGGAATCCGCCTCGCGCCCGGCACCGCGCCCGCGCTGCTCGGCGTACCGGCGTACGAACTCCGGGACCGGCGGGTGGAACTCGCCGCCCTGTGGCCCGCCCGGGAGGTCCGGGCCCTGGCCGGCACGGTCGCCTCGTACGCCGATCCGCTCGCCGGCCTCGAGGAGCTGGCCCGGCGCCGCGCCCCCGCCCCCGACCCGCTGACCGCCGAGGTGGTGGCCCGGCTGCGCGCCGGTGAGACGGTGGCCCACATCGCGGACGCCCTGGGCCTGGGCCCGCGGCAGCTGCACCGCCGCTCCCTGGCCGCGTTCGGCTACGGTCCCAAGACCCTGGGCCGGGTGCTGCGCCTCCAGCGGGCGCTGGCCCGGGTGCGCGCGGGCGTCCCGTACCCGGAGGTGGCCCACACCACCGGCTACGCCGACCAGGCCCACCTCGCCCGCGAGGTCCGGGCCCTGGCCGGCACCACCCTGACCGGCTACGCGGCCGGGTCTGCCGGGTCTGCCGGGGCGAACAGCGACACACCGCAGCCGTCCGGATCGAGCACCACCGCGTAG
- a CDS encoding ArsR/SmtB family transcription factor: MNNRDAHAEGPDLAALAGLLADNTRAGFCLALLDGRAWTATELARHVGVAASTATEHLNLLVAGGLLAQERQGRHRYVRLADPATAELIENLASMAPLRATPPHSLPAANRSRALARARTCYDHLAGALGVAITTAMTDRGLLDWEHGLTLTGNGTAWLNELGITLPPDKRRPPVRSCLDWTERRPHLAGTVGAAVCRHAFDSDWITQIGTSRAVVLTDTGQRALRDHLGLSDDWSVTDPRS, encoded by the coding sequence ATGAACAACCGTGACGCGCATGCCGAAGGCCCGGACCTGGCCGCCCTGGCCGGTCTCCTGGCCGACAACACCCGCGCAGGGTTCTGCCTCGCGCTGCTGGACGGCCGGGCCTGGACCGCGACCGAGTTGGCCCGCCATGTCGGGGTGGCCGCCTCGACTGCGACTGAGCACTTGAACCTCCTTGTCGCCGGAGGATTGCTGGCACAGGAGCGTCAGGGCCGTCATCGCTACGTTCGCCTGGCCGACCCCGCCACGGCGGAACTGATCGAGAACCTTGCCTCAATGGCGCCTCTGCGAGCCACCCCGCCCCACTCACTGCCGGCTGCCAACCGCAGCCGGGCGCTGGCCCGCGCCCGCACTTGCTACGACCACCTCGCCGGCGCCCTCGGGGTCGCGATCACCACGGCCATGACCGATCGGGGACTACTCGACTGGGAGCATGGGCTGACGCTCACCGGCAACGGGACCGCCTGGCTGAACGAGCTCGGCATCACCCTTCCGCCCGACAAGCGGCGTCCGCCTGTCCGCTCATGCCTGGACTGGACAGAACGCCGCCCCCACCTGGCCGGCACCGTCGGTGCCGCCGTATGCCGGCATGCCTTCGACTCCGACTGGATCACTCAGATCGGCACCAGCCGCGCCGTCGTTCTCACCGACACCGGCCAGCGCGCCCTCCGGGACCACCTCGGCCTGTCCGACGATTGGTCCGTTACTGACCCACGCTCCTAG
- a CDS encoding helix-turn-helix domain-containing protein, translated as MLGAIGLDEGQESAYRALVALGAAEVPDLAHRLTLPVPATERALRHLERQGLAAQSSARPGRWVAAPPGVALGALLTQQRHELEQAELAAVLLAEEYRAEATEPAVHDLVEVVTGASAVAHRFVQLQLGAVEEVCALVTGRPQVVAGPDNDAEDRASGRGVAYRVVIEREVLTEPEGLRETQGALGRGEQVRVVPRVPTKLVIADRTLAMVPLTGRNAEPAALVVHASGLLESLLGLFEAVWRESLPLRLGTGGSVTESETAPDETDLEILSLLLAGMTDASVAKHLELGLRTVQRRVKGLMELSGVTTRLQLGWHAYERGWVAR; from the coding sequence TTGCTGGGTGCGATAGGCCTGGACGAGGGCCAGGAATCGGCGTACCGCGCGCTGGTGGCGCTGGGGGCTGCGGAGGTCCCCGATCTGGCGCACCGGCTGACCCTGCCGGTGCCGGCGACCGAGCGGGCGCTGCGGCACCTGGAGCGGCAGGGGCTGGCGGCGCAGTCCTCGGCCCGGCCGGGCCGCTGGGTGGCGGCACCGCCGGGGGTCGCCCTCGGCGCGCTGCTGACCCAGCAGCGGCACGAACTGGAGCAGGCGGAGCTGGCGGCGGTGCTGCTGGCGGAGGAGTACCGGGCGGAGGCCACCGAGCCGGCCGTCCACGACCTGGTGGAGGTGGTCACCGGGGCGAGCGCGGTCGCGCACCGCTTCGTCCAGCTCCAGCTGGGGGCGGTGGAGGAGGTGTGCGCGCTGGTGACGGGCCGCCCTCAGGTGGTGGCGGGCCCGGACAACGATGCCGAGGACCGGGCGTCGGGGCGCGGGGTGGCCTACCGGGTGGTGATCGAACGGGAGGTGCTGACGGAGCCGGAGGGGCTGCGGGAGACCCAGGGGGCGCTGGGCCGCGGTGAGCAGGTCCGGGTGGTCCCGCGGGTCCCGACCAAGCTGGTGATCGCGGACCGCACCCTGGCGATGGTCCCGCTGACCGGCCGGAACGCGGAGCCTGCGGCCCTGGTGGTACACGCCTCCGGCCTGCTGGAGTCCCTGCTCGGCCTGTTCGAGGCGGTGTGGCGGGAGTCCCTGCCGTTGCGGCTGGGCACGGGCGGGTCGGTGACCGAGTCGGAGACGGCCCCGGACGAAACGGACCTGGAGATCCTGTCGCTGCTGCTGGCGGGGATGACGGACGCGAGCGTGGCGAAACACCTGGAGCTGGGCCTGCGGACGGTCCAGCGCCGGGTGAAGGGCCTGATGGAACTGTCCGGGGTCACCACCCGCCTCCAACTGGGCTGGCACGCCTACGAACGCGGCTGGGTGGCGCGCTAG
- a CDS encoding VOC family protein yields MTATPHLDMIGLVVSDMAASLAFYRRLGLDIPAGAEDQPHVEVTLPGGMRIGWDTGEVIRSFDPGWTRPAAGAGERIGLAFLCDSPAAVDALYAELTGAGYAGHLKPWDAVWGQRYAVVLDPDGCGVSLFAPADPADPAA; encoded by the coding sequence ATGACTGCTACTCCGCACCTGGACATGATCGGCCTCGTCGTCTCCGACATGGCCGCCTCGCTCGCCTTCTACCGGCGCCTCGGGCTGGACATTCCGGCCGGAGCCGAGGACCAGCCCCATGTGGAGGTCACGCTGCCCGGCGGGATGCGGATCGGCTGGGACACGGGGGAGGTGATCCGGTCCTTCGATCCCGGCTGGACCCGGCCCGCGGCCGGCGCCGGCGAGCGGATCGGGCTGGCCTTCCTGTGCGACTCCCCCGCCGCGGTGGACGCGCTGTACGCGGAGCTGACCGGTGCCGGGTACGCGGGGCATCTGAAACCCTGGGACGCGGTCTGGGGGCAGCGCTACGCGGTGGTGCTCGATCCGGACGGCTGCGGTGTGTCGCTGTTCGCCCCGGCAGACCCGGCAGACCCGGCCGCGTAG
- the rsgA gene encoding ribosome small subunit-dependent GTPase A: MSFSSLSSHSHALTTYGWDETWAEEFAPHAAQGLVPGRVVRVDRGQCDVVTADGIVRADTAFVTPHDPLRVICTGDWAAVDPAGAGDPRYVRTYLPRRTSFVRSTSSKRSDGQILAANVDHAIVAVSLAVELDLGRIERFLALAWESGAQPLVVLTKADLVPDPVSLAYLVQDVETTAPGVQVLTVSSMTGAGMDVLAAVVSGGTSVLLGISGAGKSTLANALLGEDAMEVQATRDVDGKGRHTTTTRNLLTLPGGGVLIDTPGLRGVGLYDAETGVGQVFSEIEELAGQCRFHDCAHETEPGCAVREAVERGEVPERRLDSYRKLVRENRWIVAKTDARLRAEIRRDWRLKGAEGRANYHAKRGTSGSPRQHTW; encoded by the coding sequence TTGTCTTTCTCTTCTCTCTCTTCTCACTCGCACGCCCTGACGACCTACGGCTGGGACGAAACCTGGGCCGAGGAGTTCGCTCCGCACGCCGCCCAGGGCCTGGTCCCGGGCCGGGTCGTCCGGGTCGATCGCGGTCAGTGCGATGTGGTCACGGCGGACGGCATCGTCCGCGCCGACACCGCCTTCGTCACCCCGCACGACCCGCTGCGCGTCATCTGCACCGGTGACTGGGCCGCGGTGGACCCGGCCGGGGCCGGCGACCCGCGGTACGTACGGACGTACCTGCCGCGGCGGACCTCCTTCGTGCGCTCCACCTCCTCGAAGCGGTCCGACGGACAGATCCTCGCCGCGAACGTGGACCACGCCATCGTGGCGGTCTCCCTCGCGGTGGAACTGGACCTGGGCCGGATCGAACGGTTCCTGGCCCTGGCCTGGGAATCGGGCGCCCAGCCGCTGGTCGTGCTGACCAAGGCGGACCTGGTCCCGGACCCGGTCTCGCTGGCGTACCTCGTCCAGGACGTGGAGACCACGGCTCCGGGCGTCCAGGTGCTGACCGTGTCCTCGATGACCGGCGCGGGCATGGACGTGCTGGCGGCGGTCGTGTCCGGCGGGACCAGCGTGCTGCTGGGCATCTCCGGAGCGGGCAAGTCCACCCTGGCGAACGCGCTGCTCGGCGAGGACGCCATGGAGGTCCAGGCAACCCGTGACGTGGACGGCAAGGGCCGCCACACCACCACCACCCGCAACCTGCTCACCCTGCCGGGCGGCGGCGTGCTCATCGACACGCCGGGGCTCCGGGGCGTCGGCCTGTACGACGCGGAGACGGGCGTCGGCCAGGTGTTCTCGGAGATCGAGGAACTCGCCGGGCAGTGCCGCTTCCACGACTGCGCACACGAGACCGAGCCGGGCTGCGCGGTGCGCGAGGCGGTCGAACGGGGCGAGGTACCGGAGCGCCGCCTGGACAGCTACCGCAAGCTGGTCCGGGAGAACCGGTGGATCGTGGCCAAGACGGACGCCCGGCTGCGCGCCGAAATCCGCCGCGACTGGCGCCTGAAGGGCGCGGAGGGCCGCGCCAACTACCACGCCAAACGCGGCACTTCGGGCTCCCCCCGCCAGCACACCTGGTAA
- a CDS encoding protein phosphatase 2C domain-containing protein gives MSQQGDADPQDWWHKLYEDAPGAVEPGEAESPPGSGVPGPPASAAGPPPDRPDPRVTLVPGPRAAADDAAADTLEARFGSAWAMLTGAEAPPEPEPRAGVPDPRSAERAEPAPAPAAKPAPGVEPAPEAKLAPGVEPAPEPAPGVKRAPAPEYAPAVKPAPEVEPAPQVKPAPQPEATAATGYALGQVSVPPVIADAGPERPAVRHLGDRPPTYAAEPGALPVADPAELDALIPDTVLDGARYGGSVLRACSVRGDSARYRGEARRDFLLTARFGTGDDSLVLVAVAGGDRAAEGAREAAAELCRWVGAAVGRSQTRLGDDLRSGRRDALRSGLQRLTDRGYGRLRARAAELGLDEPAYTAGLRCLLLPIDPECRIRVSFGTGPGGLFRLRAGEWQDLETGPAVAEDGTGTGFRFRASLAKPGDTLMLCTAGLAEPMREEALLPAELAARWAGAEPPGLAAFLADTQLRLKGYADDRTAAAVWEA, from the coding sequence ATGAGTCAGCAGGGGGACGCGGACCCACAGGACTGGTGGCACAAGCTCTACGAGGACGCGCCCGGCGCGGTGGAGCCCGGCGAGGCGGAGTCGCCGCCGGGCTCCGGCGTGCCGGGCCCGCCCGCATCGGCGGCCGGGCCGCCACCGGACCGGCCGGATCCGCGCGTGACGCTGGTCCCCGGCCCGCGGGCCGCCGCGGACGACGCCGCGGCGGACACCCTCGAGGCCCGGTTCGGCTCGGCCTGGGCCATGCTCACCGGCGCCGAGGCACCGCCGGAGCCGGAACCCCGGGCGGGGGTGCCGGACCCCCGGTCGGCCGAGCGGGCGGAGCCGGCGCCCGCACCCGCGGCGAAGCCCGCGCCCGGGGTGGAGCCCGCACCCGAGGCGAAGCTTGCGCCCGGGGTGGAGCCCGCGCCGGAGCCCGCGCCCGGGGTGAAGCGCGCGCCCGCGCCGGAGTACGCACCCGCGGTGAAGCCCGCGCCCGAGGTGGAGCCCGCGCCGCAGGTGAAGCCCGCGCCGCAGCCGGAGGCCACCGCGGCCACCGGCTACGCCCTCGGGCAGGTCTCCGTACCGCCGGTGATCGCGGACGCGGGCCCGGAACGGCCGGCCGTCCGGCACCTGGGGGACCGGCCGCCCACCTACGCCGCCGAACCCGGCGCACTCCCCGTCGCCGACCCGGCCGAGCTGGACGCACTGATCCCCGACACCGTCCTGGACGGCGCACGCTACGGCGGCAGTGTGCTCCGCGCCTGCTCCGTACGCGGGGACTCCGCCCGGTACCGCGGCGAGGCCCGCCGCGACTTCCTGCTCACCGCCCGCTTCGGCACCGGCGACGACTCCCTGGTGCTGGTCGCGGTGGCCGGCGGGGACCGCGCCGCGGAGGGCGCGCGCGAGGCCGCCGCCGAACTGTGCCGCTGGGTCGGCGCCGCCGTCGGCCGCAGCCAGACCCGGCTCGGCGACGACCTCCGGTCCGGCCGCCGGGACGCCCTGCGCTCCGGGCTCCAGCGGCTCACCGACCGCGGCTACGGCCGGCTCCGCGCCCGCGCCGCCGAGCTCGGACTCGACGAACCCGCATACACGGCCGGGCTCCGCTGTCTGCTGCTGCCCATCGACCCCGAGTGCCGTATCCGGGTGAGCTTCGGAACCGGCCCCGGCGGGCTGTTCCGGCTGCGGGCGGGGGAGTGGCAGGACCTCGAAACCGGCCCCGCCGTCGCCGAGGACGGCACCGGCACCGGATTCCGGTTCCGGGCGAGCCTCGCCAAGCCGGGGGACACGCTGATGCTGTGCACCGCCGGCCTGGCCGAGCCGATGCGCGAGGAGGCCCTGCTGCCCGCCGAGCTCGCCGCCCGCTGGGCCGGAGCCGAGCCGCCCGGGCTCGCGGCCTTCCTCGCCGACACCCAGCTCCGCCTCAAGGGATACGCCGACGACCGCACGGCCGCCGCGGTCTGGGAGGCGTAA
- a CDS encoding flavin reductase family protein encodes MNTLTPDSAPADTSADHVTITPSILYFGTPVVLLSTENEDGSFNLAPISSAWALGQVVVLGVGVEGQTAHNLRSRPELVINLPAPTQWPAVEQLAPLTGRTPVPVDKQGAFRSERDKFAAAGLRPEPSALVRPPRVAACPLQLEARAARVQPDVSGVFLIVEAQVLKVHADPRIVVPGSQHVDPARWSPLIYNFRHYYGLGPELGHSFRSQTPR; translated from the coding sequence ATGAACACCCTGACACCGGACAGCGCGCCCGCCGACACCTCGGCGGACCATGTGACCATCACACCGAGCATCCTGTACTTCGGAACACCCGTCGTGCTGCTCTCCACGGAGAACGAGGACGGCTCCTTCAATCTCGCGCCGATCTCCTCGGCCTGGGCACTGGGCCAGGTGGTCGTCCTGGGTGTGGGGGTCGAGGGGCAGACCGCGCACAACCTCCGCAGCCGGCCCGAGCTCGTGATCAACCTGCCCGCGCCGACCCAGTGGCCGGCGGTGGAACAGCTCGCGCCGCTCACCGGGCGCACCCCCGTGCCCGTGGACAAGCAGGGCGCCTTCCGATCCGAGCGGGACAAGTTCGCGGCCGCCGGGCTGCGACCTGAGCCCTCCGCGCTGGTCCGGCCGCCCCGGGTCGCCGCATGCCCCCTGCAACTGGAGGCCCGTGCCGCCCGGGTCCAGCCCGACGTCTCCGGCGTGTTCCTCATCGTCGAAGCCCAGGTGCTCAAGGTCCACGCCGATCCGCGCATCGTCGTCCCCGGCTCTCAGCACGTCGACCCGGCCAGGTGGAGCCCGCTGATCTACAACTTCCGCCACTACTACGGACTCGGCCCCGAGCTCGGCCACAGCTTCCGTTCCCAGACACCCCGCTGA